The Rosa chinensis cultivar Old Blush chromosome 7, RchiOBHm-V2, whole genome shotgun sequence DNA segment CTGTAAATCCaatagatgaaaaaaaaaatggcatgcCTAATATTGAAATGTTGGATTCTCATCTTGACTCAAGTTGAAATACTAAGAGCTAGACatggattattattattatagtgATCAAGTTAGATTGACATAAATGAAACTTCTGGAAAACAAGTTGAATAACACAAACATGATCAAGTTAGATTGGAATAGATGAATTGAAATGCTCTGGAATGGAACAATATATAATTGCAGCTAATTACTTTGAAATCAATCGAGAAAGATAGGTTTAAATTACAGCCAGAAAGATTAGGAAGCTAAATAGAGGTCTTGTTGCATGGAATCAAAAGTTATACCAGCTCATACTACATACAATCCATTATTCATACACATTTCTCAAGAGAAACAAGCATAATATTTATTTCTTGCTGAAAGAGAAAGCAACGACATCTGAAAACCCTCAACATTAAGCCTTGAATTTTTCCACTTCCGGGATAATTATGAGCCTAATTTTCCCTGAATGCCAGAATCTCCTAACATCATGTCAAAACAAATGACAGTCAAAAAACAATATTTCTAAAAGATTGAACAAATATTTTGTGTTTCCAAACGATTGTAATACTATAAATTTGAAAGAGTTTCTACAAGTATATCTAGCCAGAAAACATAAACACTAGAAAAAATAAGTATTATGTAGCTTAGTTTACCATTTATCTTTGAAGTCTCCTTTGCACTTTTGCCTTGTACACAGCGGTTTTGACATAAATCCAATCTTTTGCATTGTCCAGGAATCTGAAATATGCATATCTCCAAGAAGTCTTAAGCAGTAAACTGCCGCAGACCATCCAAAATCCAGTGACGAATCCCAGCACAGCACTGATAAAAAATCCCAGGCTTATGAGACCATCATTATCATGTTCTTTGTTATCATCAGCTTGAGTTGCTCCATCTCGTGAGCAATTTGGTGTCAGCGGTGGTCCACAAAGTCCAAGATTTCCCATATATTGAGAAGCATTAAAACCCTGAAGTTGGGTGCCTGATGGAATTCTTCCTGACAAGTTGTTGTATGATAAGTCCAAGACACTAAGAAAGTTTAAGCTTGCAAAACTTGTAGGAATTTTACCAGATATCCGGTTTCTTGACAAATCAAGAGATTCCAACATCTTCATGTTACCAAAGTCTTCAGGAAGCTTTCCCGTCAATTTGTTTCTAGACAGGTTCAGAGAAATCAACTCTGTCATACTTGCTATACTTGGCGGAATTTCCCCAATCAAATAGTTGCTTGAAATGTCAATGCTTCTCATACCGTCAAGATTGGGAAACTCTCTTTCTATTCCTTTCCACACAAGTTCTATAATTTCACCAATTCCAGTATCATTATTAGCCAATGCGGTTATGTTATTGAAGCAATGTGGCAAGCCTCCTGAAATATTGTTGTGAGAGAGGTCCAAAACATGAATGGCAGCTAGACTGCACAGGGAGAAGGGTATGATTCCATTAAACTCATTTGACCGTAAGCGTAGAATCACCAAGTTTGTTAGGCTTTGGCCAATCCATGTTGGTATCTTTCCCGACAGGTTATTGTTGCCAAGGTCAACCATCCATAAACCGGTACAGTTCTCTAAAGAAGGCAATTCTCCTGAAAAGTTGTTATCATGTAAACGCAATATCCCAATTCCCTGTAGACTGCCTAACGAGCTTGGTATTTTTCCAGATAATTTATTCTTTCCCAAATTCAACACTCCCAATTCTTGAAATTGCATCCAACAATTAGGAAGCTCCCCAGACAATAGGTTCTTAGAAATGTCAACATCCCATAAATCTGGAGACTGCGTTGCACAGAAGGAAGACAACGGCTCAGAAAACATGTTATTCGAGAGATACAACTCCCTGAGTTTAGGAGAAAATGATGGCACTGCACCAGAAAGTAGATTAGAAAACAAGTTAACATAACTCAAGCTTGTCGATGACAGATTCGGTAGTTTCCCATGGATTTGGTTCATAGAGAGATCTAACTCAGATAAGACAGAAAATAGATCCCAAAACTTAGTAGGTAATGATCCTGATAGTCCAacattagagagagaaagagtggtAAGATTTGTCTGCGTTAGAATCCACTTGGGAAAAGCTGGGCCCACCTTGAGAGAGGACATATCTAACGAACCAGTAAGTTGAAAGTTGATAGAGAAACGATTATCAAAAAGACTCAAAACCCGTAAACGAGAGAGGTTCAAAAAGTGGGCTTCTGTTAGAAAACCACTCAAAGAATTCCCGAAGAGAGATAATGTTTCAAGGCTAGAGAGTTGCCCGACACTCTCGGGTACAGACCCATTTAGTTGATTAGCGCCAAGATATAACTCTCTTAACTTCGAAAAATGTTTCAAATCTGGCCATGACCCCCAAAACCAGTTAGCACCCAAGTCCAAGGTGTCAAGTGTGTTCTCAGCACAAGACAAGGTTTTAACAGAGTCCTCAATGTTTTCAGACAATTGGTTGTAGTCTAAGGTCAACGACTCTAAGCTGCATAAGTTTTGAAAGCCTTTTGGTATCCCACCTTCAAGTTGATTATGTGACAGATCTAGTGTTACTAGagaaagcatgcttgtgaagacATCTGGGATGGGACCTTCAAGATTATTGAAAGAGAGATAAATATGGACAAAGTTGCTGCTGACATTGGCTATCCAATAATATATTGAAGAATTAAGAAAGTTCCCATAGAGGCTAAGGAGTtgaagagaggtggaagaatTAATAAAGGAAAGTGATCTTAGATTGACATTAGGAAGGTAACACGGGGATAACTGAAGCTCTGTCAGTAAAGTGAGCTTGCTTAAAGATAGTGGCCAATTCACAACCTTTGACAAATCTATTTCTGACATGTTCAGGTATCtcaaggaagaaagatgagataACCACTCAAGATTTTCTGAACTCATATATCTGTTCCCGAAATCAAGAGTGTGCAAATTAGAGAGGTTTCCAAGTTGGGGAGGAACAGGTCCATTGAAATTAGCAAGTGCAAGTTTGAGTTCTTTCAATTGACTCAAAGAGCCAATGAACTTGGGAATGGTTCCTTCAAAATCATTAAAGGAAAGATCAAGAGTGTGCAAATTAGAGAGGTTTCCAAGTTGGGGAGGAACATGTCCACTAAAACTAGCAAATGCAAGTTTGAGTTCTTTCAATTGACTCAGAGAGCCAATGAATTTGGGAATCATCATTCCTTcaaaatcattggaggaaagaTCAAGAGTGCGCAAATTAGACAGGTTTCCAAGTTGGGGAGGAACATGTCCACTGAAATTAGCACCTGCAAGTTTGAGTTCTTTCAATTGACTCAAAGAGCCAATGAACTTAGGAATGATCATTCCTCCAAAATCAA contains these protein-coding regions:
- the LOC112175833 gene encoding receptor-like protein EIX1 isoform X1 encodes the protein MSSENLEWLSHLSSLRYLNMSEIDLSKVVNWPLSLSKLTLLTELQLSPCYLPNVNLRSLSFINSSTSLQLLSLYGNFLNSSIYYWIANVSSNFVHIYLSFNNLEGPIPDVFTSMLSLVTLDLSHNQLEGGIPKGFQNLCSLESLTLDYNQLSENIEDSVKTLSCAENTLDTLDLGANWFWGSWPDLKHFSKLRELYLGANQLNGSVPESVGQLSSLETLSLFGNSLSGFLTEAHFLNLSRLRVLSLFDNRFSINFQLTGSLDMSSLKVGPAFPKWILTQTNLTTLSLSNVGLSGSLPTKFWDLFSVLSELDLSMNQIHGKLPNLSSTSLSYVNLFSNLLSGAVPSFSPKLRELYLSNNMFSEPLSSFCATQSPDLWDVDISKNLLSGELPNCWMQFQELGVLNLGKNKLSGKIPSSLGSLQGIGILRLHDNNFSGELPSLENCTGLWMVDLGNNNLSGKIPTWIGQSLTNLVILRLRSNEFNGIIPFSLCSLAAIHVLDLSHNNISGGLPHCFNNITALANNDTGIGEIIELVWKGIEREFPNLDGMRSIDISSNYLIGEIPPSIASMTELISLNLSRNKLTGKLPEDFGNMKMLESLDLSRNRISGKIPTSFASLNFLSVLDLSYNNLSGRIPSGTQLQGFNASQYMGNLGLCGPPLTPNCSRDGATQADDNKEHDNDGLISLGFFISAVLGFVTGFWMVCGSLLLKTSWRYAYFRFLDNAKDWIYVKTAVYKAKVQRRLQR
- the LOC112175833 gene encoding receptor-like protein EIX1 isoform X2, yielding MSSENLEWLSHLSSLRYLNMSEIDLSKVVNWPLSLSKLTLLTELQLSPCYLPNVNLRSLSFINSSTSLQLLSLYGNFLNSSIYYWIANVSSNFVHIYLSFNNLEGPIPDVFTSMLSLVTLDLSHNQLEGGIPKGFQNLCSLESLTLDYNQLSENIEDSVKTLSCAENTLDTLDLGANWFWGSWPDLKHFSKLRELYLGANQLNGSVPESVGQLSSLETLSLFGNSLSGFLTEAHFLNLSRLRVLSLFDNRFSINFQLTGSLDMSSLKVGPAFPKWILTQTNLTTLSLSNVGLSGSLPTKFWDLFSVLSELDLSMNQIHGKLPNLSSTSLSYVNLFSNLLSGAVPSFSPKLRELYLSNNMFSEPLSSFCATQSPDLWDVDISKNLLSGELPNCWMQFQELGVLNLGKNKLSGKIPSSLGSLQGIGILRLHDNNFSGELPSLENCTGLWMVDLGNNNLSGKIPTWIGQSLTNLVILRLRSNEFNGIIPFSLCSLAAIHVLDLSHNNISGGLPHCFNNITALANNDTGIGEIIELVWKGIEREFPNLDGMRSIDISSNYLIGEIPPSIASMTELISLNLSRNKLTGKLPEDFGNMKMLESLDLSRNRISGRIPSGTQLQGFNASQYMGNLGLCGPPLTPNCSRDGATQADDNKEHDNDGLISLGFFISAVLGFVTGFWMVCGSLLLKTSWRYAYFRFLDNAKDWIYVKTAVYKAKVQRRLQR